A DNA window from Linepithema humile isolate Giens D197 chromosome 6, Lhum_UNIL_v1.0, whole genome shotgun sequence contains the following coding sequences:
- the ash2 gene encoding set1/Ash2 histone methyltransferase complex subunit ASH2 isoform X2: MKSQMILNEKPEQIEVTEEKMKIKLDDKSKQKSKQDESAERSKDGQQNGNNESGNCYCGKERNLNIVELLCASCSRWFHESCIGYQLGKLVPFMMNYVFMCKNCSPTGLESFKKNQAPFPQMCVTAIANLLQMCQKESDQKLLFHKDKDIIPFIECHWESMTTMPRRVTQSWHVTIQKALLKDVGTLFTMDDNTSEGQLFGLANSDLTLIKPNYEAMIKNGHLRATEMGLQHVVPLSGGLRGRNAKRKFPGETTGTGSGKKGRGSDMTTPKLPAHGYPLEHPFNKDGYRYILAEPDPHAPFRQEFDESSDWAGKPIPGWLYRALSPSTVLLALHDRAPQLKVAEDRLAVTGEKGYCMIRATHSVSRGTWYWEATIEEMPEGSATRLGWGQEYANLQAPLGYDKFGYSWRSRKGSRFYESRGKHYSSSYGEGDTLGFLIILPDAHDASHIPNTYKDRPLVKFKSHLYYEEKDQVQEALKALRFLKGSKIVYYKNGVNQGDAFIDINKGAYYPGISIYKSATVSVNFGPNFKCPPPDVAFRGMHEKAEEAIAEQSMADMLYLTENEGKLRLDTFVL; encoded by the exons ATGAAAAGCCAAATGAT tttgaaCGAGAAACCAGAGCAGATTGAAGTTACAGaagaaaagatgaaaataaaacttgaCGACAAGAGCAAGCAAAAATCTAAGCAGGATGAATCAGCAGAGAGATCTAAAGATGGTCAGCAAAACGGTAACAATGAGAGTGGAAATTGCTATTG TGGCAAGGAGAGAAATCTAAATATTGTGGAGCTACTTTGTGCGAGCTGTTCACGATGGTTTCATGAGTCCTGCATCGGATATCAATTGGGCAAACTTGTACCTTTCATGATGAATTATGTGTTCATGTGCAAGAATTGTTCACCAACCGGCTTAGAGAGCTTCAAGAAGAACCAGGCAC CATTTCCACAAATGTGTGTAACAGCAATCGCAAACTTGCTGCAGATGTGCCAGAAAGAAAGTGATCAAAAACTTCTATTTCACAAGGACAAGGATATCATACCATTCATTGAGTGCCATTGGGAGAGTATGACGACAATGCCTCGTAGAGTCACTCAGTCCTGGCATGTCacg ATCCAGAAAGCGTTGCTCAAGGATGTCGGAACTCTATTTACGATGGATGACAATACTTCTGAAGGTCAACTTTTCGGCCTGGCGAATTCTGatcttacattaattaaacCGAATTATGAGGCGATGATTAAAAATGGTCACCTTCGAGCGACAGAAATGGGTCTACAACACGTCG TACCACTTAGCGGAGGATTGCGGGGTCGCAATGCTAAGCGAAAATTTCCGGGCGAGACGACTGGTACAGGCTCCGGGAAGAAGGGCAGGGGGTCCGACATGACTACCCCCAAGCTACCAGCTCATGGTTATCCATTGGAGCACCCCTTCAACAAGGATGGCTACAGATATATCTTGGCAGAGCCAGATCCCCACGCGCCTTTCCGGCAG GAGTTTGACGAAAGCAGCGATTGGGCTGGTAAACCTATACCCGGTTGGCTGTATCGTGCTCTTAGTCCGAGCACGGTTTTGCTGGCGTTGCATGACCGCGCGCCACAGCTTAAGGTAGCTGAGGATAGATTGGCGGTCACTGGAGAAAAAGGATATTGCATGATCAGAGCCACGCACA GTGTAAGCAGAGGCACTTGGTACTGGGAAGCCACGATTGAGGAAATGCCAGAGGGATCCGCAACGAGGCTCGGATGGGGACAGGAGTACGCAAACCTGCAAGCTCCACTTGGTTATGACAAGTTTGGTTACTCGTGGAGATCCAG AAAGGGTTCACGCTTCTACGAAAGTCGAGGCAAACATTACAGCAGTAGTTACGGCGAAGGTGACACCTTGGGTTTCCTCATAATCCTGCCGGATGCACACGATGCATCGCACATTCCGAATACTTACAAAGACAGA CCTTTAGTGAAGTTCAAGAGTCACCTGTATTACGAGGAAAAGGACCAAGTGCAGGAGGCCCTTAAAGCCCTGCGATTTCTGAAAGGCAGCAAGATTGTCTACTACAAGAATGGGGTCAATCAAGGCGATGCTTTCATAGACATCAACAAGGGCGCTTACTATCCTGGGATCTCAATTTACAAGAGTGCGACAGTATCCGTGAATTTCGGACCAAACTTCAAGTGTCCGCCACCTGATGTTGCATTTAGAGGC
- the ash2 gene encoding set1/Ash2 histone methyltransferase complex subunit ASH2 isoform X1 produces MSEEKSESLNEKPEQIEVTEEKMKIKLDDKSKQKSKQDESAERSKDGQQNGNNESGNCYCGKERNLNIVELLCASCSRWFHESCIGYQLGKLVPFMMNYVFMCKNCSPTGLESFKKNQAPFPQMCVTAIANLLQMCQKESDQKLLFHKDKDIIPFIECHWESMTTMPRRVTQSWHVTIQKALLKDVGTLFTMDDNTSEGQLFGLANSDLTLIKPNYEAMIKNGHLRATEMGLQHVVPLSGGLRGRNAKRKFPGETTGTGSGKKGRGSDMTTPKLPAHGYPLEHPFNKDGYRYILAEPDPHAPFRQEFDESSDWAGKPIPGWLYRALSPSTVLLALHDRAPQLKVAEDRLAVTGEKGYCMIRATHSVSRGTWYWEATIEEMPEGSATRLGWGQEYANLQAPLGYDKFGYSWRSRKGSRFYESRGKHYSSSYGEGDTLGFLIILPDAHDASHIPNTYKDRPLVKFKSHLYYEEKDQVQEALKALRFLKGSKIVYYKNGVNQGDAFIDINKGAYYPGISIYKSATVSVNFGPNFKCPPPDVAFRGMHEKAEEAIAEQSMADMLYLTENEGKLRLDTFVL; encoded by the exons ATGTCAGAAGAAAAAAGTGAAAG tttgaaCGAGAAACCAGAGCAGATTGAAGTTACAGaagaaaagatgaaaataaaacttgaCGACAAGAGCAAGCAAAAATCTAAGCAGGATGAATCAGCAGAGAGATCTAAAGATGGTCAGCAAAACGGTAACAATGAGAGTGGAAATTGCTATTG TGGCAAGGAGAGAAATCTAAATATTGTGGAGCTACTTTGTGCGAGCTGTTCACGATGGTTTCATGAGTCCTGCATCGGATATCAATTGGGCAAACTTGTACCTTTCATGATGAATTATGTGTTCATGTGCAAGAATTGTTCACCAACCGGCTTAGAGAGCTTCAAGAAGAACCAGGCAC CATTTCCACAAATGTGTGTAACAGCAATCGCAAACTTGCTGCAGATGTGCCAGAAAGAAAGTGATCAAAAACTTCTATTTCACAAGGACAAGGATATCATACCATTCATTGAGTGCCATTGGGAGAGTATGACGACAATGCCTCGTAGAGTCACTCAGTCCTGGCATGTCacg ATCCAGAAAGCGTTGCTCAAGGATGTCGGAACTCTATTTACGATGGATGACAATACTTCTGAAGGTCAACTTTTCGGCCTGGCGAATTCTGatcttacattaattaaacCGAATTATGAGGCGATGATTAAAAATGGTCACCTTCGAGCGACAGAAATGGGTCTACAACACGTCG TACCACTTAGCGGAGGATTGCGGGGTCGCAATGCTAAGCGAAAATTTCCGGGCGAGACGACTGGTACAGGCTCCGGGAAGAAGGGCAGGGGGTCCGACATGACTACCCCCAAGCTACCAGCTCATGGTTATCCATTGGAGCACCCCTTCAACAAGGATGGCTACAGATATATCTTGGCAGAGCCAGATCCCCACGCGCCTTTCCGGCAG GAGTTTGACGAAAGCAGCGATTGGGCTGGTAAACCTATACCCGGTTGGCTGTATCGTGCTCTTAGTCCGAGCACGGTTTTGCTGGCGTTGCATGACCGCGCGCCACAGCTTAAGGTAGCTGAGGATAGATTGGCGGTCACTGGAGAAAAAGGATATTGCATGATCAGAGCCACGCACA GTGTAAGCAGAGGCACTTGGTACTGGGAAGCCACGATTGAGGAAATGCCAGAGGGATCCGCAACGAGGCTCGGATGGGGACAGGAGTACGCAAACCTGCAAGCTCCACTTGGTTATGACAAGTTTGGTTACTCGTGGAGATCCAG AAAGGGTTCACGCTTCTACGAAAGTCGAGGCAAACATTACAGCAGTAGTTACGGCGAAGGTGACACCTTGGGTTTCCTCATAATCCTGCCGGATGCACACGATGCATCGCACATTCCGAATACTTACAAAGACAGA CCTTTAGTGAAGTTCAAGAGTCACCTGTATTACGAGGAAAAGGACCAAGTGCAGGAGGCCCTTAAAGCCCTGCGATTTCTGAAAGGCAGCAAGATTGTCTACTACAAGAATGGGGTCAATCAAGGCGATGCTTTCATAGACATCAACAAGGGCGCTTACTATCCTGGGATCTCAATTTACAAGAGTGCGACAGTATCCGTGAATTTCGGACCAAACTTCAAGTGTCCGCCACCTGATGTTGCATTTAGAGGC